The nucleotide window ATGATAAGAACATAACTGGCATGGCATGGTGAGGATGGTTTCCAGAGACTTCCAAAAGTGCTCCATTTTCATAATTGGGGAAGAGCCTGCTGCTTCTGGTAtgacttctctcctctccttataGATCCATCAAAAGGAGAATGTTTTTGGAAAATGACTCTTCAGTGACTGAGTTCATTCTTGCAGGTTTAACAGATCAACCAGATCTCCAGATCCccttattccttctctttttagcGGTCTATGTGATCACTATAGTGGGAAACCTGGGACTGATCATTTTAATCATGATGAATTCTCACCTTCACACTCCTATGTACTATTTCCTCTTCAACTTGTCTTTCATTGATCTTTGGTACTCCTCTGTCTTTACTCCTAAAATgttgatgaattttattttagagaaaaatatcaTCTCCTATTCAGGATGTATGGCTCagctctttttcttctgtttttttgttatttctgaaTGCCATGTGTTGACAATAATGGCTTATGATCGTTATGTTGCCATCTGTAATCCACTGTTATATAATGTCACTATGTCCTATCAGGTCTGTTCATGTCTATTGTGTTGGTCTTATACAATAGGGTTTGCTGGTGCAATGGCTCACACTGGATGCATGCTGAGACTGTCTTTCTGTGATGACAATATCATAAACCATTATATGTGTGATGTGCTCCCCCTCCTCCAGCTCTCCTGCACCAGCACCTATGCCAATGAGCTGGTGGTTTTTATTATTGTGGGTATTAATGTCACAGTGACTAGTGTCACCATCTTCACCTCTTATGCTCTCATCCTGTCCAGTATcctgagtatcagttccagggAAGGCAGGTCTAAAGCCTTTAGTACCTGCAGCTCCCACATACTTGTTGTTGCTCTTTTCTTTGGGTCAGCTTCATTCATGTATCTCAAACCTACTTCCTCAGAGGCTGTGGACCAGGGGAAAGTATCTTCAATCTTTTACACAAATATGGGGCCTATGCTAAACCCCCTCATTTATAGTTTGAGGAATAAAGATGTTCAAATTGCCTTAAAGAAAACCTTGAGAAAAATGTTCTCCAGAACAGGGGTAGGATTTTCATGATGTGAAAtcgttttttcttttctttttgattaattataattttctcaGGAAGGAATCTTTACCTTAattcctttctccctatttcctaTTGTCCAATATTCTAGCCGAAGGATTTCCTTTGGTTTAAACTTTCAGTGGGAAATGTGCTAAATTGAACATGAGAAATCAGAGCTTTGATTCTGGATGTTTCTTCTCTTTGAAACTGGCCAAGTAACTTAATCTTCTTGGACTCTTTTCATGTGGCATCATGGTGGTAGTTGGACTCTGTGGACCATAATATCATTTATAAAGATAAATCTGTGATCTAATACTCTCTGTGAAAATGCAAATACCACATCAAATTATTCAATAAATTATATCTTACTTATGGTAAATCACTCAGCCTTTGTCAATTATTAATTTTGAAtaattcagtaaaataaaattgaggTTAATTTGCCTGGAAGATagcaataaaatgttaaaatgatgTAGCTATAATAGAATACTCTGACCCCCACCCCATTCACATATCATGCTTAACTGACCATGTAGAACTTTTTAATActacatttttgctttttttttctatcacaaT belongs to Gracilinanus agilis isolate LMUSP501 unplaced genomic scaffold, AgileGrace unplaced_scaffold59483, whole genome shotgun sequence and includes:
- the LOC123256481 gene encoding olfactory receptor 8B3-like, with amino-acid sequence MFLENDSSVTEFILAGLTDQPDLQIPLFLLFLAVYVITIVGNLGLIILIMMNSHLHTPMYYFLFNLSFIDLWYSSVFTPKMLMNFILEKNIISYSGCMAQLFFFCFFVISECHVLTIMAYDRYVAICNPLLYNVTMSYQVCSCLLCWSYTIGFAGAMAHTGCMLRLSFCDDNIINHYMCDVLPLLQLSCTSTYANELVVFIIVGINVTVTSVTIFTSYALILSSILSISSREGRSKAFSTCSSHILVVALFFGSASFMYLKPTSSEAVDQGKVSSIFYTNMGPMLNPLIYSLRNKDVQIALKKTLRKMFSRTGVGFS